A stretch of the Arachis stenosperma cultivar V10309 chromosome 6, arast.V10309.gnm1.PFL2, whole genome shotgun sequence genome encodes the following:
- the LOC130933888 gene encoding uncharacterized protein LOC130933888, producing MSCKAEVKEKMNSAAKPNRSNGNHLPKNVYHIGGLQVEFPYQPYGSQFAFMGRVISTLDRAQREGHCHALLESPTGTGKSLSLLCSSLAWQHRYKSQPKPPPPSEPLADPLVHGGGFLPEDDAVSSPSDNPELAEPEPAKKNQKKKAAPTIYYASRTHSQISQVIRELRKTTYRVPMAVLASRKHYCTNKNILGKENINEECKLLLKDQEIGCPEFKNAHKVKGHPSLQKGGCNEVHDIEDLIKVGHSVKGCSYYAARNMSDDAQLVFCPYSYIINPVIRGAMDLDIKGAILILDEAHNIEDITRDAGSVDIQEDDFDKLQMELQQLCSVNAAIYQPLYEMAQGLTSWIERKKNNLDKRDFQHYVSCWTGDKASRELEEANISKQCFPILLECATKAIRIATDLETDKPHLSGMSVITLEGLFSSLTYFFSRNGSHMLDYQLALQRCVRKDAVRAFGNWTHTFSLWCLNPAVVFRDVADLSLSIILTSGTLSPMSSFSSELGVQFETNLEAPHVIDICTQVWPAVISTGPGNYPLNASYKTADGYAFQDAVGRSLEEIFNIVPGGCLVFFPSYKLMEKLCNRWTETGQWSRLNAKKPLYVEPRAGGQDDFETTLKGYYDSIHHGKKPGARRKRRIKEIDSNHSHPVDSQEGFEKGGAALLGVCRGKVSEGIDFSDDNARVVIIVGIPFPNINDIQVSLKKKYNDMYKSSKNLLSGSEWYCHQAFRALNQAAGRCIRHKLDYGAIILLDERLREERSRAFISKWLRRNLKVYDNFELSIEGLKSFFEDAKEWHAMNTVNVKQNLSLHTDGVNIKSQNKRFTRKKNQKLNKSCNGFEKEGSIIEDHGSFPVLSCQDLVDSQPSAQGNSNKYNCEAHINPQICNPTEERFNRDLFVASTLGECSSIKETPCIDVNSDPGSPGFSKDDNSVSTIIEASAQFSNHLSSVSVCLPDGSKNSSGLHSSITVTPEKNIARNNIPEMESPVNTSVNSHYQKRRKTMLSPFITEVENLNYITPCANTLMTYTKSSLDVREEAHGIEHVWERNSKSNIPELPTSTLPSSCSLTFPLRDRRLQLFCLLCKNPLGRPENDLYLTCSLISSSKVHLRTLLKQRTKAYATETSNSIPVILTDSSFVDQRIRTGSALEQGIWCVEDGCVFSSVLCPFCSDRNNLLGVQIIATNSSNIQLLEKILFYYDSLEVKSYEESASGVSKDVDLKPVNVNDRGMNGTAVLSSIDKYSYVPRPKISEQQKLRGLPSEENQS from the exons ATGTCGTGCAAAGCGGAAGTAAAGGAGAAAATGAACTCTGCAGCAAAACCTAACAGGAGCAATGGCAATCATCTCCCGAAGAATGTGTACCACATCGGAGGCCTGCAGGTGGAGTTTCCGTACCAACCGTACGGGTCCCAGTTTGCATTCATGGGGAGAGTGATCTCCACCCTCGACCGAGCTCAGAGGGAAGGCCACTGCCACGCCTTGCTCGAGTCTCCAACTGGCACCGGCAAGTCCCTCTCCCTCCTCTGTTCCTCTCTCGCCTGGCAGCACCGTTACAAATCCCAACCCAAGCCCCCTCCGCCTTCCGAGCCACTTGCCGATCCTCTCGTCCACGGCGGCGGCTTTCTTCCCGAGGATGATGCCGTTTCTTCTC CATCCGATAATCCGGAGCTCGCAGAACCCGAACCAGCCAAAAAAAATCAGAAGAAAAAGGCCGCTCCTACTATATATTATGCCTC GAGAACTCACTCACAAATCTCTCAAGTCATTCGTGAACTGCGGAAAACTACATACAGGGTGCCGATGGCTGTATTG GCATCACGGAAACATTACTGCACGAATAAAAATATACTTGGCAAAGAGAACATCAATGAAGAATG TAAACTACTTCTGAAAGACCAGGAGATAGGGTGTCCAGAATTCAA AAATGCACATAAAGTCAAAGGACATCCCTCTCTTCAGAAAGGAGGATGTAATGAGGTGCATGACATAGAAGATCTTATAAAAGTTGGACATTCAGTGAAAG GTTGCTCCTATTATGCTGCACGTAATATGTCAGATGATGCGCAGCTGGTATTTTGTCCTTATAGCTACATCATTAATCCTGTCATTCGGGGAGCAATGGACTTAGATATTAAAGGAGCTATACTGATTCTTGATGAAGCTCA CAATATAGAGGACATCACTCGAGATGCTGGCAGCGTGGATATTCAAGAGGATGATTTTGATA AACTGCAAATGGAGCTGCAGCAACTATGTTCTGTAAATGCTGCAATATACCAACCACTATATGAAATGGCACAG GGTCTTACTAGTTGGATAGAACGGAAGAAAAATAACCTAGACAAGCGTGATTTTCAGCACTATGTGTCATG TTGGACTGGTGATAAGGCATCGAGAGaacttgaagaagcaaatatcTCAAAACAGTGCTTCCCAATCTTACTAGAATGTGCTACTAAG GCAATCAGAATTGCTACGGACTTGGAGACAGATAAGCCACATTTAAGTGGCATGTCAGTGATAACATTGGAAG GTTTATTCTCATCACTAACTTATTTCTTCTCAAGAAACGGATCTCACATGTTGGATTACCAGCTTGCTCTGCAGCGATGTGTTAGAAAAGATGCTG TAAGAGCTTTTGGAAACTGGACACACACTTTCAGCTTGTGGTGCTTGAATCCAGCTGTTGTGTTTAGAGATGTTGCTGATCTTTCTTTATCGATTATCTTGACTTCTGG GACTCTATCGCCGATGAGTTCCTTTTCTTCTGAGCTTGGAGTTCAGTTTGAAACTAATCTTGAAGCCCCCCATGTAATTGACATTTGCACACAG GTGTGGCCTGCTGTAATCTCCACTGGTCCTGGTAATTACCCTTTGAATGCAAGTTATAAAACAGCAGATGGATATGCCTTTCAG GATGCAGTTGGAAGATCTTTAGAAGAAATCTTCAACATTGTTCCAGGTGGATGTCTTGTGTTCTTCCCAAGTTATAAATTGATGGAGAAATTATGCAACCGTTGGACTGAAACAGGTCAATGGTCTCGACTAAATGCAAAAAAGCCCCTTTATGTTG AACCACGAGCTGGAGGCCAAGATGATTTTGAGACTACCTTAAAAGGGTATTATGACTCGATTCATCATGGGAAAAAGCCTGGTGCGCGAAGGAAAAGAAGGATTAAAGAAATTGATTCAAATCACTCCCATCCGGTTGATTCCCAAGAGGGTTTTGAGAAAGGAGGAGCTGCTTTACTTGGTGTTTGCCGTGGAAAG GTTTCTGAAGGAATTGATTTCTCTGATGATAATGCCAGAGTAGTT ATTATTGTTGGTATTCCATTTCCCAACAT AAATGATATTCAAGTTTCtctaaagaaaaaatataatgataTGTACAAATCATCCAAAAATCTTCTCAGCGGAAGTGAGTGGTATTGTCACCAAGCATTCCGTGCTTTAAATCAAGCAGCAG GCCGTTGTATACGACATAAGCTTGACTATGGGGCAATAATCCTTTTGG ATGAACGTCTTCGTGAAGAAAGAAGTAGAGCATTCATTTCGAAGTGGCTAAGAAGAAACCTAAAGGTTTATGACAACTTCGAATTATCAATAGAAGGACTAAAATCATTCTTTGAGGATGCCAAG GAATGGCATGCAATGAATACAGTGAATGTCAAACAGAATTTGAGCTTACATACTGATGGTGTCAATATCAAGAGTCAGAATAAGAGATtcacaagaaagaaaaatcagaaacTTAACAAATCTTGCAATGGATTTGAGAAAGAAGGGTCAATTATTGAGGACCATGGCTCTTTTCCTGTACTAAGCTGTCAAGATCTTGTTGACAGTCAACCATCAGCTCAAGGGAATAGTAACAAATACAATTGTGAAGCCCATATAAACCCACAAATCTGTAATCCGACGGAGGAAAG GTTCAATCGGGATTTATTTGTTGCATCCACGCTTGGAGAATGCTCCTCCATCAAGGAAACCCCTTGTATAGATGTTAACAGTGATCCAGGTAGCCCTGGTTTCTCTAAGGATGATAACTCTGTTTCCACCATAATTGAGGCCTCTGCTCAATTTTCAAATCACTTGTCAAGCGTATCAGTGTGTTTACCTGATGGAAGTAAAAATTCCTCAGGGCTTCACTCTTCAATAACTGTTACTCCTGAAAAGAATATAGCTAGAAATAATATTCCTGAAATGGAATCACCTGTGAATACAAGTGTTAATTCTCACTACCAGAAAAGGAGGAAGACCATGCTCTCACCATTTAtcacagaggtagaaaatttaaattatattacaCCTTGTGCCAACACTCTTATGACATACACAAAAAGCTCATTGGATGTTAGAGAGGAAGCTCATGGAATTGAACATGTTTGGGAGAGAAATTCGAAGTCAAATATTCCTGAGTTACCAACAAGTACTCTACCTAGTTCATGTTCGTTAACTTTCCCTTTACGGGATAGAAGGTTACAACTTTTTTGTTTACTCTGCAAAAACCCATTGGGCCGACCTGAAAACGATCTGTATCTCACGTGTTCCTTGATTTCCTCATCAAAAGTCCACTTAAGAACCCTTTTGAAACAGAGAACGAAAGCTTATGCTACTGAGACATCAAATAGTATACCCGTTATTCTAACCGATTCTTCATTTGTTGATCAACGTATCCGCACTGGCAGTGCACTGGAACAGGGTATTTGGTGTGTGGAAGATGGGTGTGTCTTCAGCTCTGTTCTCTGCCCCTTCTGCAGTGACCGCAACAATTTACTAGGAGTTCAGATCATTGCAACCAATTCATCAAATATTCAGTTACTTGAAAAG ATACTGTTTTACTATGATTCTTTAGAGGTGAAGAGCTATGAGGAATCAGCGTCTGGTGTTTCCAAGGATGTG GATTTGAAGCCAGTTAATGTGAATGATCGAGGCATGAATGGAACTGCTGTCTTAAGTTCCATCGACAAGTATTCGTATGTTCCCCGGCCAAAGATTTCAGAA CAGCAGAAACTAAGGGGCTTGCCTTCTGAGGAAAACCAAAGTTGA